In Bacteroidia bacterium, a genomic segment contains:
- a CDS encoding sugar phosphate nucleotidyltransferase — MKPTLLILAAGIGSRYGSLKQIDGLGPSGETIIDYSVYDAIRAGFGKVVFVIRKSIEQEFKDSFSGKFSSEIEVDYVLQEIEYVPQGLSYTPERVKPWGTGQAVLVARDVIQEPFAMINADDFYGKEAFETMARFLMTLDITQPTFCMVGYKLENTLSEHGFVSRGVCVSDENDFLLTVTERTKIGVSGDKIVYQEGETEVSLPPDTIVSMNMFGFTPALFPMAESYFSAFIRENGFNPKSEFYVPSILSRMIDEKRGSVKVLSSDATWFGVTYKEDRPIVVGKIAELVEKGDYPPKLWA; from the coding sequence ATGAAACCAACCCTCCTCATACTTGCTGCAGGCATCGGAAGTCGTTATGGAAGTTTAAAACAAATTGATGGCCTGGGCCCCAGCGGAGAGACAATTATAGATTATTCTGTATATGATGCTATCCGCGCTGGCTTTGGTAAAGTTGTATTTGTAATCAGGAAAAGTATTGAACAAGAGTTTAAGGATAGCTTTTCCGGCAAATTTTCTTCTGAAATCGAGGTGGATTACGTCCTTCAGGAAATCGAATATGTGCCCCAGGGGCTTTCCTATACCCCCGAAAGAGTCAAACCCTGGGGAACAGGCCAGGCAGTGCTTGTTGCCCGCGATGTGATACAGGAACCTTTTGCCATGATCAACGCCGATGATTTCTACGGAAAAGAAGCCTTTGAAACTATGGCCCGATTCCTTATGACGCTCGATATCACTCAGCCTACTTTTTGTATGGTGGGCTATAAACTGGAAAATACGCTTTCAGAGCATGGTTTTGTGTCCCGTGGAGTCTGTGTCAGTGATGAAAATGATTTCCTGCTGACAGTTACCGAGAGAACAAAAATCGGTGTTTCCGGCGATAAAATTGTCTATCAGGAAGGGGAAACGGAAGTTTCGCTTCCTCCCGACACGATTGTCTCCATGAATATGTTCGGATTTACGCCTGCATTATTTCCGATGGCAGAATCGTATTTTTCCGCATTCATCCGAGAAAATGGCTTTAACCCCAAGTCTGAATTTTATGTGCCTTCTATCCTCAGCCGGATGATCGATGAAAAACGTGGATCAGTAAAAGTGCTGAGTTCTGATGCTACCTGGTTTGGGGTAACTTACAAAGAAGACCGCCCGATTGTGGTTGGAAAGATTGCTGAACTGGTAGAAAAAGGTGATTATCCCCCAAAATTATGGGCGTAG
- a CDS encoding YCF48-related protein — MNSKDLHLTLCLILLFCGFAFAQQQWTPQQSHTDRDLEEIFFVNPATGWAFGETDGGQTGNNIRHTSNSGINWLSQGIGRENAEINAAWMFDTLSGIVVGRHSPDHNEGLIARTQNGGISWQSDISGFEEELNDIFFTDHVHGWIAGSEGYVAFSSDGGQSWQSQNTPTNRDLYGIYFSDTLNGVAVGDDGTVLHTADGGQSWLKVNAGTDRDLAAVTFSGQNRAWAAGDNGKIITSNDGGLTWVSQSSGTGRDLADIDFVNDSTGWAVGDGGMVRHTTDGGQTWIAENSGTSRDIRSIYMVADTCGWFCGDHGIIFIYKPVKCTTVAAFGMSVDTLDLTTGNTVSFSDSSQNATNWFWDFGNGNTSTQQSPADSFPVSGNYLIRLIASDGLCSDTATQTLVVVDSLGMNLMALPFHVLVFPNPVSYQAKIDVVKTHPSTPEGEFTLIIFDMAGNISRIQPFSPEEGFVIEKNGLPAGLYFYRIISPEGQAVSGKIVFQ; from the coding sequence ATGAACAGTAAAGATTTACACCTGACCCTTTGCTTAATCTTGCTTTTTTGCGGGTTTGCTTTTGCTCAGCAACAGTGGACGCCCCAACAATCCCATACAGACCGCGATCTGGAGGAGATATTTTTTGTCAATCCGGCTACCGGATGGGCATTCGGAGAAACCGATGGCGGGCAGACCGGCAACAATATCCGCCATACCAGCAACAGCGGCATCAACTGGCTTTCTCAGGGAATCGGACGGGAAAACGCCGAAATCAATGCTGCATGGATGTTTGACACTTTGTCGGGAATTGTCGTGGGTCGACATTCTCCCGACCACAATGAAGGACTGATCGCCCGCACACAAAACGGAGGCATCTCGTGGCAGTCAGACATTTCCGGTTTTGAGGAAGAACTCAACGACATTTTTTTTACAGATCATGTTCACGGCTGGATCGCCGGAAGTGAAGGATATGTTGCGTTTTCATCAGATGGCGGCCAAAGCTGGCAATCCCAAAATACCCCTACAAACAGAGACCTGTACGGAATTTATTTTTCCGATACACTCAATGGCGTCGCCGTTGGCGACGATGGTACCGTACTTCATACGGCTGACGGCGGCCAAAGCTGGCTGAAAGTAAATGCAGGCACAGACAGGGATCTGGCAGCAGTAACTTTTTCGGGCCAGAATCGCGCATGGGCGGCAGGCGACAACGGCAAAATCATCACCTCCAACGATGGGGGCCTCACCTGGGTTTCGCAGTCCAGCGGCACAGGTCGCGACCTGGCCGACATCGACTTTGTCAACGACTCTACCGGCTGGGCCGTCGGAGACGGAGGAATGGTAAGACATACTACCGATGGCGGACAGACGTGGATAGCAGAAAACAGTGGCACCAGCCGGGATATACGTTCCATTTATATGGTTGCCGATACCTGCGGCTGGTTTTGTGGTGATCATGGAATTATCTTCATTTACAAACCGGTGAAGTGCACGACCGTTGCCGCTTTTGGCATGTCAGTCGATACACTTGATCTTACCACCGGCAACACGGTGAGTTTTAGTGACAGCAGCCAGAACGCCACCAACTGGTTTTGGGATTTTGGAAATGGCAATACCAGTACACAGCAAAGCCCGGCTGACAGCTTTCCGGTGAGCGGAAATTATCTCATCCGGCTTATCGCCTCCGACGGACTGTGCAGTGATACGGCAACCCAAACCCTGGTAGTGGTGGACTCATTGGGAATGAACCTGATGGCGTTGCCTTTCCATGTTCTGGTATTTCCCAATCCGGTGTCTTATCAGGCAAAAATAGATGTAGTGAAAACGCACCCTTCCACACCGGAAGGAGAATTCACCCTGATCATTTTTGATATGGCGGGAAATATTTCGCGTATTCAGCCTTTTTCTCCGGAGGAAGGATTTGTGATAGAAAAAAACGGATTACCCGCAGGCCTGTATTTTTATCGGATAATTAGCCCTGAGGGACAGGCTGTGTCGGGAAAAATTGTGTTTCAATAG
- a CDS encoding aminoglycoside phosphotransferase family protein, which yields MGVAEEAYLQEILKHFVIYGDFVSAKPFGSGHIHDTSLVEFSQAGIPVRYILQRVNHEVFTRTRMVCENIATVCEHIHRRLVDFRMPDISRRCMTVIPATNRLAFYQDHEGNFWRVFLFIEGTVAVNEVESPAQAYQAAYAIGEFQRYLSDLSPAAIGESLPQFHHIGWRYENLEKAIAENPAKRLDWVKAEVDFALQMKDQLMGILSLLDSGTIPVRVTHNDTKINNVLLDVSTGDGVCVIDLDTVMPGSVIYDFGDMVRTFTSPSPEDETDLSKVYLRMDIFHALTEGYLASAGEFLLPVEIENLVFGARLITMIMGIRFLTDYLNGDIYYKIHYPEHNLHRCRNQFQLTRSILENEAEMMSVVKNLMI from the coding sequence ATGGGCGTAGCAGAAGAAGCGTATCTTCAGGAAATTCTGAAACACTTTGTCATTTATGGCGATTTTGTTTCAGCCAAACCATTTGGCTCAGGCCACATCCATGATACCTCGCTGGTAGAATTTTCTCAGGCTGGTATCCCGGTTCGCTATATCCTTCAACGGGTAAATCACGAGGTATTTACCCGTACCCGCATGGTCTGTGAAAATATCGCTACAGTCTGCGAGCATATCCACCGCCGGCTGGTTGATTTTCGTATGCCCGATATTTCCCGCCGTTGTATGACCGTGATCCCCGCTACCAATCGTCTGGCATTTTATCAGGATCACGAGGGCAACTTCTGGCGGGTGTTTTTGTTTATCGAAGGTACAGTTGCAGTCAATGAGGTGGAATCCCCTGCGCAGGCTTATCAGGCCGCGTATGCGATCGGAGAATTTCAGCGATACCTATCCGACCTTTCGCCGGCAGCCATCGGTGAGTCTCTCCCGCAATTTCACCATATTGGCTGGCGTTATGAGAATCTTGAAAAAGCCATTGCTGAAAACCCGGCCAAACGGCTTGATTGGGTAAAAGCAGAGGTAGATTTTGCGCTTCAAATGAAAGATCAGCTGATGGGTATCCTCAGTCTGCTCGATTCCGGCACAATCCCTGTCAGAGTTACTCACAATGATACCAAAATCAATAATGTCCTGCTGGATGTGTCTACAGGGGATGGTGTCTGTGTCATTGATCTGGATACGGTCATGCCGGGCTCAGTGATTTATGACTTTGGCGACATGGTACGTACCTTTACCAGTCCTTCTCCTGAAGACGAAACGGATCTCTCAAAGGTATATCTTCGGATGGATATTTTCCATGCGCTGACCGAAGGGTATCTTGCCTCCGCAGGAGAATTTCTTCTCCCGGTAGAAATCGAAAATCTCGTTTTTGGCGCCCGCCTTATCACTATGATAATGGGGATACGGTTTTTGACAGATTACCTCAACGGCGATATTTATTACAAAATTCATTATCCCGAACACAACCTTCATCGCTGCCGGAATCAGTTTCAGCTTACCCGTAGTATTCTGGAAAATGAAGCAGAAATGATGTCGGTGGTTAAGAATCTGATGATTTGA
- the hisS gene encoding histidine--tRNA ligase, with protein MSQRPSIPAGTRDFGPEVMIRREYIFETIRKVFRKYGYAPLETPAMENLSVLTGKYGEEGDRLIFKILNSGDFLKDVDDFSDAKKLSFQISSRALRYDLTVPFARFVVMNQNDITFPFKRYQIQPVWRADRPQKGRYREFYQCDADVVGSDSLLFEAEFICIYDEAFSNLGFDDFTIMLNNRKILTGYAEVIHQKEKFMDICTAIDKLDKIGEEGVRKELSDRGVSVEGADKLFEIITFEGTADEKLGFLEKAFTGCEEGLKGVAEIREVLQTYRHLSRFAGKVEFNLKLARGLNYYTGTVYEVKVNNFAMGSIGGGGRYADLTGVFGKSGLSGVGISFGADRIYDVMEGLGLFGQISASTSRVLIINFGEDTLVAALHALRTLREAGFAAELYPEKTKIGKQFSYADKKSIPYTLIIGEEEIKTGKYQLKDMLSGEQLSVNMEELIQQLG; from the coding sequence ATGAGTCAACGACCCTCTATTCCGGCAGGTACCCGGGACTTCGGCCCGGAAGTAATGATTCGGAGAGAATATATATTTGAAACCATACGAAAGGTTTTCCGCAAATATGGATATGCACCTTTGGAAACACCGGCAATGGAAAACCTGTCTGTTTTGACGGGAAAATACGGGGAAGAAGGTGACCGCCTGATTTTCAAAATCCTCAATTCCGGAGACTTCCTGAAGGATGTTGACGATTTTTCCGATGCAAAAAAACTCAGTTTTCAGATCAGTAGCCGCGCCCTGCGCTACGACCTTACCGTGCCTTTTGCCCGGTTTGTAGTGATGAATCAAAACGATATTACCTTCCCCTTCAAACGATACCAGATACAGCCCGTATGGCGCGCTGACAGACCGCAAAAGGGTCGCTACCGGGAGTTTTACCAGTGCGACGCCGACGTTGTCGGGTCTGACTCTCTGCTCTTTGAAGCAGAGTTTATCTGCATCTACGACGAAGCGTTCTCCAACCTTGGGTTTGACGACTTCACCATTATGCTCAACAACCGGAAAATCCTCACCGGCTATGCGGAAGTCATCCATCAGAAAGAGAAGTTTATGGATATATGCACAGCCATTGACAAACTCGACAAAATCGGGGAAGAGGGGGTGCGCAAAGAACTTAGCGACAGGGGAGTTTCCGTTGAAGGTGCAGACAAACTGTTTGAAATTATTACCTTTGAAGGAACCGCAGACGAAAAACTCGGCTTCCTGGAAAAAGCTTTTACGGGCTGCGAAGAGGGGCTGAAAGGCGTAGCAGAAATTCGGGAAGTGCTTCAGACTTATCGCCATCTCTCCCGGTTTGCTGGAAAAGTGGAATTTAACCTGAAGCTCGCCAGAGGGTTAAACTACTATACCGGCACGGTGTATGAAGTCAAAGTCAATAATTTTGCCATGGGAAGTATCGGCGGCGGGGGGCGGTATGCAGACCTCACCGGCGTGTTTGGAAAAAGCGGACTTTCCGGTGTGGGCATTTCTTTTGGCGCAGACAGGATCTACGACGTCATGGAAGGACTTGGCTTGTTTGGGCAAATATCTGCCTCAACTTCCCGGGTACTGATCATCAATTTTGGTGAGGACACCCTGGTTGCGGCTCTCCACGCGCTGCGCACTCTGCGCGAAGCGGGTTTTGCAGCTGAACTATACCCTGAGAAAACCAAAATTGGCAAACAGTTTTCCTACGCAGACAAAAAGTCCATTCCTTACACTCTTATCATCGGTGAGGAAGAAATAAAAACGGGGAAATACCAGCTAAAAGATATGCTGTCAGGTGAACAGCTATCCGTAAATATGGAGGAGTTGATCCAACAATTGGGCTAA
- a CDS encoding SPFH domain-containing protein: protein MEPFALVGAGIFAGFLFIRSGWVIVRQKQAVVIQRFGKFQRVANAGFQFKIPFADQVAGKISLKVQQLDVKVETKTKDDVFVHMKISVQYQVVPGKVYDAFYELEDPQMQITSYVFDTVRAEVPKMKLDEVFARKDDIAIAIKAELEEAMDNYGYGIVKALVTDIDPDEQVKKSMNRINAAEREKVAAMYEAEAERIKIVAIAQAEAESKKLQGQGIADQRREIAKGLEDSVEALNKVGINSQEASALIVVTQHYDTLQSIGSNSRTNVLLMPNSPSNASDMMNQMVTSFTAASMMGDEMKKGLPLKKKELEQ from the coding sequence ATGGAACCATTTGCACTAGTAGGAGCCGGAATTTTTGCCGGGTTTTTGTTTATCAGAAGCGGCTGGGTTATTGTCAGACAAAAACAAGCGGTAGTGATTCAGCGTTTTGGCAAGTTTCAACGGGTAGCGAATGCTGGCTTTCAGTTTAAAATTCCTTTTGCTGATCAGGTCGCCGGAAAAATCAGTCTCAAAGTACAACAACTTGATGTAAAAGTTGAGACTAAGACCAAAGACGATGTATTTGTTCATATGAAAATTTCGGTTCAATATCAGGTTGTTCCTGGTAAAGTTTATGACGCTTTCTATGAATTGGAAGATCCGCAAATGCAAATTACCTCTTATGTTTTTGATACTGTCCGTGCGGAAGTACCTAAAATGAAACTCGATGAAGTTTTTGCACGGAAAGATGATATCGCGATTGCCATTAAAGCCGAACTGGAAGAAGCAATGGACAATTACGGGTATGGAATCGTCAAAGCACTCGTAACCGATATTGACCCTGATGAGCAAGTGAAAAAGTCGATGAACAGGATCAATGCCGCAGAGCGTGAAAAAGTCGCTGCTATGTACGAAGCAGAAGCTGAAAGAATCAAAATTGTCGCTATCGCTCAAGCCGAAGCAGAAAGTAAAAAACTTCAGGGACAGGGTATTGCTGACCAGCGTCGTGAGATTGCCAAAGGGCTTGAAGACTCCGTCGAAGCACTCAATAAAGTAGGTATCAACTCTCAGGAAGCTTCCGCGCTGATCGTCGTTACCCAACACTATGACACCTTGCAGTCTATTGGCTCTAACTCCAGAACCAATGTGCTCCTGATGCCTAACTCTCCATCCAATGCCAGCGACATGATGAACCAAATGGTAACATCTTTTACTGCAGCAAGCATGATGGGCGACGAAATGAAAAAAGGTTTGCCCCTGAAAAAGAAGGAACTCGAGCAATAA